GGACCTGGCAGGTCTGGAAGGGGTCTGAATCTGCCTTCTGAAAATGTGATCGAGTGGTTAGTGTTAAACAAATATGAAGCAAGATTGTATGACTATGGCATAACTTAAGTTTTACCAACTTGACAAATCTAGACTGATAGAAGTACCTCATTGGATTTTTGCTAGCGTCTAAAGTGGTTGCTTCAGTGCTGCCCGCACTACAACCAAACACGCGGAACAGGTTGCTGAAATCGAGACAATAATTTTGTAAGATAGACAAACAAGAAAGcaatattaaaatttcaacCACACAGAAACTTGAGAATATACCTGTAAGAACCAGTTGCCACCCGAAGACCGTCACCGCTGAGGCAACATTCAAATTTATCGAAAATAGAATCATTTTCATACAAGTCGCATAGCTGGAagttatcaaaataattttaatcagCTCAGCAACACAtgtatcaaaaataaaatagtgGCTCCGGGTCATTGGCTGGCGTTTGATTTACCTTGGGTCTTAAATACTCATGAACCTGGAAAGTTGCTACTGGACCAGAATCCATATTGATATCCCACAACTGAAACCGAATAACATGAATACTCAGCGACTAACAAAACTAACACTGATAAAGACATTTGAATATTTATACGATCCTGATCCAAAAAATCTCCCAGTACAGATATTCTTCCAAGGATAGGAAATTTTGAACAGCAAAATATTGAAACAAATGAATAGATCACGTCATAGATTGTTTCCCACTTTCATGGTCATGATGGAGTTGGGAAATAATCTTAGAAAGTTTTAGTACTCCAAAATGAGAACAGCCACCTTCAGACACTCTAATTCCGTGCTATTAAATCACAACTACTCATTTTTTTCTAACACCTGAACACTACCGTGTGAGAATTTGTTCATTGCCTCAGAGCGCATGTTTCACTAGCCATGTGACGCCTAGGTATAGCCAATGTGACTCAGTTGAACCAACCCAAACTTAAAACTTTTTGACCAATTGGTGAACTAACAACATGCTTGTCAAGGTGCAAACAATATCACAAGATAGAACCTTTAGGGTCATGTAATCACGACTAAGTATATGTCTTCCATCCTTGGCAAACTTAACATCTGACATTGAAGCGATTATCTCGGTGAAAAATGACCTCGAGCCAGGCGCCTCCTGATCCTCAAATCTGTTTACAAACGGATCGTTAATATCTCATTAATTATAGAGCAtttgcaagaaaaatatatcaaaatgaaaAACAGTTGTCGAGGCATAAGAATGAAAGGAGGGACAGAAAAACAACTCAGATTTTTAGTGACCACACACATTTGAGTTTCCATTCTGGAAGATTATCTCATTTAAATTTCTCAGGAAAAAGCACTTTGGAGTACAAAACTAATTAACTTACAGTTTAGAATGTGAATCACACAAAGCTGATTGCCGCAGATCAATAAGACGAATGGATCCTTTTGAACTACTATATGCTAACATGTTACAATGAGTAGGATGGAATTCTGCTGATGTTATCACCTCTGCAATAAGGTAAACATCAGTCAACACAACTAGTTCAGCATTGGCATTATGGTGAGTTGATCTGTTTAATTGCCATATTATTCTTATTTGTCCATTCATGAACTAAGACGGTAAAGATATTTTCCAAACAGTTGGGTTGTTTAGACAAGCGATGACATAGCACGTTCAGAATTTGAAAGGATAAAAAAACAGGTTGAACTTTCACTCAACTGATTGAGATTTGGAACAATCCTGATGAAATGAGCAGAAAATAATAGTAACAGACAAAAtctattgaaaatataaaacaaacagTTCACCAGTTAGGTCCTCCATATTTGCTGGCTTCACATCAACAATATTGAAGCTTTGACTGCTTATTTCCAAGTTCCAGAGATTTATTCTCAGATCATCAGCTGATATAAATGTTTCATAATCACTGAAAAGCATTGcaacaaaaattaataagaaattTTGAACTCATAGTCACTGAAACAAAGAGAAAGGGGGTGGCCATGGAAGACGTGAAATTTTCGTAGGTGATGTTTCGGAAGCAGGTAGTCCATGTGGTAGTTTTGAGGCATACTATGCATTCAAGCATAAAAagacaatgcttcatacggtaTAGCTAGGTGAACAGAAATTTTCCAACAGCTCATTTTAATCAAAAGGTATTACCTGAATTAGGAGCTACTAAgatattcattaattaataaatgcTAGAATATCCGAGTTGTGAGCCACAATTTTTCAGTACCAATGGAAAATGAAATCATGAGCCTCTGTTATTTTTATCATCCTCAGAATAAATCCAACAATTAAAAGAGGTCacttgaattatatttttagggAGAAATAAGGCAATGACAGAGTTTATCATTGTTTAATATTCTGCAAGGGTCTGTCCGATGTGTTCTCGGTAATGCTTCCCCATTTCACGGCTATATATGAAGAATTTACATCACCCAAAATAAAACCTCAGGTACGGCTTCATTTTTGAGGTTCTCCCAACTCTAGACAATGATATAAGAAAGGAGGTAACAtgaattcactaaaatactgaAATACATATACAAAGTAAGACAATTTTTTATTCCTCACCTGTTATTTGAGATTGAATTGATATGGTAGTCATGAGCATGAGCATAAACTCTCCTACATCTTGCAATAAGACTGGTCTCACCACTTGTaatctaaaattaaaacaaacaaTCGTTACCAGGGTATGggtaacaaaataaattaaaatagatGGCCATCACATGATACATGTGTGTAGAAATCCTGATTCTTCAAGTAAAACTTCAGCTCAGTTAAGTACAACTACCATAGGCAATCTCAGTGAATGGATGCCGTCAGGCAATCCATCATTTCTCGAAGAAAAGTGAGATCGATCTGGATAACTCCCGTTAGAAAGATACTGCTTAGGACTAGAAGAAACCATAGAACTTGCAGCACTACAAACTTTTGAAGGATCAACATTCAATTCAGAAATTTTCTTAACTTTCTTTTCTTGAACCTGCCCAAATCAAACAGAAACATCCGAATCCTTAAAATAATATAGATGCAGGATTAATGAAAAAATGTAGGGAGGGAATGAAATGAGTAATACCAAAACTGAAGAATCAGAGTATCAATATTTTTAAGGTATAACATGCATAATTAGATTTCATTATATTCGGGGAAAAAAACAATTCCAGTCCAGGTACGCTAGGAAGAAATCCCGCTGGTGATCACAAAAGTTGAGTGCTAAGACACTGCTTTGGTTGGTGCATTAAAGACATAAAAACCCATTAAGAAATAGGCACATTATATGTTCAGAACAAATACTATAATTAATTGAGATCCACAAATGGCTGAAGTCTAAATTAAAGCTGTGCATAAAGATAAATAAGAACAATTAAATTGGAATATGTCTCTTTATTTCCAAACAAATTACCAGAAAAGGGGAATTCTAGATCTCACCTTCCAAAACTTTATGGTTTTGTCATTAGTGGACAAAAGAAAGACGGCTCCATTAGCTGTCTGGCACCAGCGTATCTTATTGATCTTCTCCTCAATTTCCAAACTCTTCAGATAATCAAACTGCAGAAACGGGCATTAGTATGCATCACAACTCAATCATAATTCGTAGCTACAACTAAAGCCACACGCTTAAAATACAATTACACTGGGAATCTCACGGGTATGTTACATGAGAAAGtggaaaaagaaattttttatatagaCCTCAGGTTCATGGCTCTGAAATTCAGTCTTGTAACGAAACTCCGGATGTCGACTTATTGGGTAGTCCATCTTCTCTAAATCTTTTCGATTTCTCCCATGCTGCAAAATACATTTGCAAAaggaaacaatattttaaaaacgaCCGAACAAGACACCACGTCaccaagataaaataatttgacatGAGGATTGTAACCTCTTTAGCATCTGTCCTTTCAAATAAAACCACCCTTCCACCACGGTCACCAGTAGCAAGGTGGTTGCCAGTTTTGTCAAACTCGATCGCAGATATTATATCAACTGTATATTAGAAGGACGAATCAAGGGTAAAACATTTCATTCGAGATACAACTTAAAATGTGCACCAAGTATGATAAAAACCAAGAGAGGAGGATACTATGCTATCATCTTTTGCTATCTACGTAGAATTGAAGAGTAAAATATAACGACATGTTAAGTTCAGCACCAATCATTTTAGAATTCACTAATTCATGCATGGACAATTAACATCAAGTTAAAACTAGAGCAAGAGCATTTTCTAAGCCACTCAATACATGTGGGAAGCTATTAGACTTTGAAGAAGGCTCGCATCTGCagaatcatcatcatcatcgtaATCATAATGACTGTCATGCCCCACAAGTATACTGTCCATGGTACAGAACAAATTGGATGATTTGTTGCACCTCTCAACAAACAAGCCAAATCTAGTATATCATTAGGGATTTACCAATTCTCCGGATTCATATAGATTGGATTTACTATGTAACCTAAATCCACTCCAAGATGAATTAAATTATCAACATTCATATGAGTCAGTATTCTAGAATAACCAGCACAGCATTATAATGCTAATGGAGATTTGATCCATACACAATAAAAGAATGACAGtttcataaatataatattaattctaCAACGGTGTACCTATTGCATTGATAATGTAAGATAAGAAACCATGGAAATAGTTACTCGATCACGTTTAATAAATGCAATAATCGGCAAAATGTGCCAATTTTCAATCTTTACTTGGAATGGGGAAAAATCAATTTGCAATAATCGGCAAAATGTGCCAATTTTCAATCTTTACTTGGAATGGGGAAAAATCAACTTCCGTTAAGTCCTTTTTAACCCACTTAGATGATACCAAAACATGACACGTTTGAATAGAGCCACGTACACAGACCAACATTTGTAAAGTCCTACGTTGATAAACGTTGGATTGTCGCATCGTGGAAGCCTAATATCATCTCATGACACTTGCCACAATCGATTTCCTATGACCCAAAAAGGACAAAAAGATTGAACAGACAGCTCCTTTCCAATTTGCCGAATGAATTTCCTGATAATTCGCCATTAGCTAAAAAGTTTCGACGTTTCGGATAAACAACATTAATGCCCATTACTAAAGCAACAAGTGGCAGTACATAATTAAACCACATAATCG
This genomic window from Primulina huaijiensis isolate GDHJ02 chromosome 7, ASM1229523v2, whole genome shotgun sequence contains:
- the LOC140980551 gene encoding serine/threonine protein phosphatase 2A 55 kDa regulatory subunit B beta isoform-like isoform X2; the protein is MNGGDGGDAAAATAGPPAPLEWKFSQVFGERSAGEEVQEVDIISAIEFDKTGNHLATGDRGGRVVLFERTDAKEHGRNRKDLEKMDYPISRHPEFRYKTEFQSHEPEFDYLKSLEIEEKINKIRWCQTANGAVFLLSTNDKTIKFWKVQEKKVKKISELNVDPSKVCSAASSMVSSSPKQYLSNGSYPDRSHFSSRNDGLPDGIHSLRLPMITSGETSLIARCRRVYAHAHDYHINSISNNSDYETFISADDLRINLWNLEISSQSFNIVDVKPANMEDLTEVITSAEFHPTHCNMLAYSSSKGSIRLIDLRQSALCDSHSKLFEDQEAPGSRSFFTEIIASMSDVKFAKDGRHILSRDYMTLKLWDINMDSGPVATFQVHEYLRPKLCDLYENDSIFDKFECCLSGDGLRVATGSYSNLFRVFGCSAGSTEATTLDASKNPMRRQIQTPSRPARSLSSSITRVVRRGSESPGVDSNGNSFDFTTKLLHLAWHPSENSIACAAANSLYMYYA
- the LOC140980551 gene encoding serine/threonine protein phosphatase 2A 55 kDa regulatory subunit B beta isoform-like isoform X1 yields the protein MNGGDGGDAAAATAGPPAPLEWKFSQVFGERSAGEEVQEVDIISAIEFDKTGNHLATGDRGGRVVLFERTDAKEHGRNRKDLEKMDYPISRHPEFRYKTEFQSHEPEFDYLKSLEIEEKINKIRWCQTANGAVFLLSTNDKTIKFWKVQEKKVKKISELNVDPSKVCSAASSMVSSSPKQYLSNGSYPDRSHFSSRNDGLPDGIHSLRLPMVITSGETSLIARCRRVYAHAHDYHINSISNNSDYETFISADDLRINLWNLEISSQSFNIVDVKPANMEDLTEVITSAEFHPTHCNMLAYSSSKGSIRLIDLRQSALCDSHSKLFEDQEAPGSRSFFTEIIASMSDVKFAKDGRHILSRDYMTLKLWDINMDSGPVATFQVHEYLRPKLCDLYENDSIFDKFECCLSGDGLRVATGSYSNLFRVFGCSAGSTEATTLDASKNPMRRQIQTPSRPARSLSSSITRVVRRGSESPGVDSNGNSFDFTTKLLHLAWHPSENSIACAAANSLYMYYA